A region from the Hydrogenimonas sp. genome encodes:
- a CDS encoding histidine kinase, whose product MRQWSFKYENEAGFAEFVREHRLAQMEQLLVQVNCRPGADLNLLKESLQRHLPKAMIAGATGVTQLYGGNLIKESIVLSLTHFEKSTLTLFESVLKAESDSDYDALAAALASKISSKTKGILLLTNAVYFNMEKFFKKCNSRFGEVPIFGGIASDNEPYNNFMVFSKNRIYKEEGIVAVLMEGESLRVDCRHYFDWVPIGKELTVTKANGRYLQELDGKPIEEVYAGYFGPMCEDKILQITLAHPLIRRSAEFGTVARTLLTLEEGKGFFTGEFEEGEKVQIGFGHYKRMMSRYESMVEVYRYVPAKVAWFFICISYENGYMDILRRSAEMFENPEDIYGLVTFGEFTHEQGKNRYYNYTLTRVALTESEESRLQLKEREPKLDSKDELLMTLSTLVTSSTNEIVDLNRHLEKEVEKRTKELAELNASLERRIALEVKKNREKDKLLYHQSKLASMGEMINNIAHQWRQPLNIIALIMQDLSIKARVGSISKEAIIHAEKKIHDTLKYLSDTIDDFRKFASNGKDYEHPGAFEVCRTIRDTVRLVSVVLEDENIKLKLKLPEKEAIVKGSANDLKQVLLNLIYNAVDALKESKTEEPYIKIEVKYNESVNINVRDNGGGIDESIIHKIFEPYFTTKYQARGTGLGLYMSKMIVEKRLHGKISARNTSRGASFWVELPIFRA is encoded by the coding sequence ATGCGGCAGTGGAGTTTCAAGTATGAAAATGAAGCTGGATTTGCGGAGTTTGTAAGAGAGCATCGACTCGCACAGATGGAGCAGCTGCTTGTGCAGGTAAACTGCCGCCCCGGTGCGGACCTGAATCTTCTGAAAGAGAGTCTGCAAAGGCATCTTCCGAAGGCTATGATTGCAGGTGCCACCGGCGTGACCCAGCTATATGGCGGTAATCTTATAAAAGAGAGCATAGTCCTCTCCCTGACTCATTTCGAAAAGAGTACTCTTACACTCTTCGAGAGCGTCCTGAAGGCTGAGTCCGACTCAGATTACGACGCTTTGGCTGCCGCTTTGGCTTCGAAAATATCTTCGAAAACGAAGGGAATCCTTCTCCTGACCAATGCCGTCTATTTCAATATGGAGAAGTTTTTCAAAAAGTGCAACAGCCGTTTCGGAGAGGTTCCTATTTTCGGAGGTATCGCATCCGACAACGAACCATATAATAATTTTATGGTTTTCTCAAAAAACCGTATCTATAAAGAAGAGGGTATAGTGGCGGTTTTGATGGAGGGTGAATCTCTTCGGGTAGACTGCAGGCACTATTTCGACTGGGTTCCAATCGGAAAGGAGCTTACCGTTACGAAGGCGAACGGCAGGTATCTCCAGGAGCTCGACGGCAAGCCCATAGAAGAGGTTTATGCCGGATATTTCGGTCCTATGTGCGAGGATAAAATCCTTCAGATCACGCTGGCACACCCTCTTATACGCAGGTCTGCCGAATTCGGTACCGTGGCAAGAACACTTTTGACACTTGAAGAGGGAAAGGGTTTTTTCACGGGAGAGTTCGAAGAGGGTGAGAAGGTACAGATAGGGTTCGGGCACTATAAACGTATGATGAGCCGCTACGAGAGTATGGTGGAGGTATACAGGTATGTTCCGGCTAAAGTGGCCTGGTTTTTCATATGTATCTCTTACGAAAACGGCTATATGGACATTCTCCGCCGCTCGGCGGAGATGTTCGAAAATCCTGAAGATATTTATGGGCTGGTTACCTTCGGTGAGTTTACGCATGAGCAGGGAAAGAACCGCTACTACAACTACACATTGACCAGAGTCGCTCTGACGGAGTCGGAAGAGTCGAGACTGCAGCTGAAAGAGAGAGAGCCCAAACTGGACAGCAAAGATGAGCTCCTTATGACGCTCTCGACGCTGGTTACATCGAGTACAAACGAGATTGTCGATCTAAACCGCCATCTTGAAAAAGAGGTTGAGAAGAGAACGAAAGAGCTTGCCGAACTCAATGCCTCCCTCGAGCGCAGGATCGCCCTGGAGGTTAAGAAAAACAGGGAAAAAGATAAGCTTCTCTACCACCAGTCGAAACTCGCCTCCATGGGTGAGATGATAAACAATATCGCCCATCAGTGGCGCCAGCCTCTAAATATCATCGCCCTGATAATGCAGGACCTTTCCATCAAGGCGCGTGTAGGAAGTATCTCTAAAGAGGCGATAATACATGCTGAAAAGAAGATTCACGATACGCTGAAATATCTCTCCGACACAATTGACGACTTCAGGAAGTTCGCATCGAACGGGAAGGATTACGAGCATCCCGGCGCTTTTGAAGTCTGCAGAACCATAAGAGATACGGTAAGGTTGGTCTCCGTTGTGCTGGAGGATGAGAATATAAAGTTAAAGCTCAAGCTTCCGGAGAAAGAGGCCATCGTCAAGGGTAGTGCAAATGACCTGAAGCAGGTGCTTCTGAATCTCATATACAATGCGGTCGATGCCTTGAAGGAGTCGAAAACGGAAGAGCCATATATCAAGATCGAGGTTAAGTACAATGAAAGTGTAAATATCAATGTAAGGGACAACGGAGGGGGGATAGACGAGAGTATCATTCACAAGATTTTCGAACCATACTTCACAACCAAATACCAGGCAAGGGGGACAGGTCTTGGGCTCTATATGTCGAAAATGATTGTCGAAAAGAGGCTGCACGGAAAGATAAGCGCCCGCAACACGAGTCGCGGGGCATCTTTCTGGGTCGAACTACCTATCTTCAGGGCTTGA
- a CDS encoding histidinol dehydrogenase, translating into MVIIGSCDDGFSQKFEELLGRGAMDMEEVSSIVGGIIKEIRSEGDEALLRHIGKFDGWSPSCGDDLKVDTSDMKRAYDELEADLKSALHLAYDRIKAYHEKQLPKSWIDFDKEGNILGQKVTPVERAGLYIPGGKAAYPSSLLMNAIPAIVAGVEEIVVTTPAPENRINHLLLAAAHLCGIKKMFKVGGASAIAAMAYGTQSVPKVDVITGPGNIFVATAKKMVYGDVNIDMIAGPSEIGIVADETAIPEYLAIDLLSQAEHDEMASSILITPSRELAEAVRETVYLELGKLERELIARKSIEERGAIIVTQNLDEAVELMNRIAPEHLEVVTANPFELLPKIKHAGAVFLGEFTPEPIGDYMAGPNHTLPTGGTARFYSPLSTENFIKKSSIIAMSEGGINAIGEACALLAKTEGLTAHEKSVRIRLG; encoded by the coding sequence ATGGTTATTATTGGAAGCTGTGACGACGGATTTTCGCAGAAGTTTGAAGAGCTGCTGGGTCGGGGAGCGATGGATATGGAAGAGGTCTCTTCGATCGTCGGCGGGATAATAAAAGAGATTAGAAGTGAAGGTGATGAGGCTCTTTTGAGACATATAGGGAAGTTTGACGGTTGGAGCCCCTCTTGCGGCGACGATCTGAAGGTCGATACTTCGGATATGAAAAGAGCTTACGATGAACTGGAGGCCGATCTCAAAAGTGCTCTTCATCTCGCGTATGACCGCATAAAAGCCTACCACGAAAAGCAGCTGCCCAAAAGCTGGATAGATTTCGACAAAGAGGGAAACATACTTGGGCAGAAGGTTACGCCCGTGGAGAGGGCGGGGCTCTATATACCGGGCGGTAAAGCGGCCTATCCGAGTTCACTGTTGATGAATGCGATACCGGCGATAGTCGCGGGAGTGGAGGAGATTGTCGTAACCACACCGGCGCCGGAGAACCGGATAAACCATCTTCTGCTTGCGGCGGCGCATCTTTGTGGTATAAAAAAGATGTTCAAGGTGGGTGGGGCCAGTGCTATAGCAGCGATGGCCTACGGTACGCAGAGCGTTCCGAAAGTGGATGTCATTACAGGCCCGGGCAATATTTTCGTCGCTACGGCGAAAAAGATGGTCTACGGGGATGTGAACATAGATATGATAGCCGGTCCCAGTGAAATAGGTATAGTTGCGGACGAGACGGCGATACCGGAATATCTGGCGATCGATCTGCTTTCACAGGCCGAACATGACGAAATGGCCAGCTCTATACTGATAACACCCTCCAGGGAGCTTGCCGAGGCTGTAAGAGAGACCGTATACTTGGAGCTTGGAAAGCTGGAGCGGGAGTTGATAGCCAGGAAGTCGATAGAGGAGAGGGGGGCGATCATAGTTACGCAAAACCTGGACGAAGCGGTGGAGCTGATGAACCGGATAGCGCCGGAACATCTAGAAGTCGTCACCGCGAACCCTTTCGAACTGCTGCCCAAAATCAAACATGCGGGTGCCGTATTTCTGGGAGAGTTTACACCGGAGCCCATAGGCGACTATATGGCCGGTCCGAACCATACTCTACCGACAGGCGGTACGGCCAGGTTCTACTCGCCGTTGAGTACCGAGAACTTCATCAAGAAATCATCCATCATAGCGATGAGCGAGGGGGGAATAAACGCCATCGGGGAAGCATGCGCTCTACTTGCGAAAACCGAAGGGCTCACGGCTCATGAGAAGTCGGTACGCATAAGACTGGGGTAG
- a CDS encoding chemotaxis regulator - transmits chemoreceptor signals to flagelllar motor components CheY gives MIDNDIVKIANETKKLNALVVEDEKEANELMLSTFGNFFNSVDSASNAEDALEIYKEKKPDVVFIDIILPGMDGLELARRIREIKPDQIIVIISASNDMNKISEAIKIGVDSFIQKPIDSNKIIDLLKNINKTIAKRKKIETKTFSITLPMDLYDRVHADAKVERISKNAMIIRALKAFYDIKP, from the coding sequence ATGATCGATAACGATATTGTAAAAATCGCGAACGAGACCAAAAAGCTGAACGCTCTGGTTGTTGAAGATGAGAAGGAAGCGAACGAGCTTATGCTCTCCACTTTCGGAAACTTCTTCAACTCTGTAGATTCAGCTTCAAACGCCGAAGACGCACTCGAGATATACAAGGAGAAGAAGCCGGATGTCGTTTTCATAGATATCATTCTTCCAGGGATGGACGGCCTGGAACTTGCACGCAGAATACGTGAAATCAAGCCTGATCAGATCATAGTCATCATATCCGCCAGCAACGATATGAACAAGATTTCCGAAGCTATCAAGATTGGTGTCGACAGCTTCATCCAGAAGCCCATAGACTCCAATAAGATCATAGATCTTCTCAAGAACATCAACAAAACGATAGCGAAAAGAAAGAAGATAGAGACAAAAACATTCTCAATCACCCTGCCGATGGATCTTTACGACAGGGTACATGCAGATGCGAAAGTGGAGAGAATCTCCAAAAACGCGATGATTATACGCGCGCTCAAAGCATTTTACGACATCAAGCCCTGA